The proteins below are encoded in one region of Methanosarcina barkeri 3:
- a CDS encoding sulfide-dependent adenosine diphosphate thiazole synthase produces MELDEVIITRAIFDEYSKTFLDYTEVDVALIGGGPANLVAAKYLAEAGAKVAIYEQKLSLGGGMWAGGMMFPRIVVQKEACRILDDFGIRYKEYQPGYYVANSVESVGKLIAGATSAGAEVFNLVSFEDVMIRENDKVTGIVINWGPVTAQRLHVDPLMIRTKLVIDGTGHDAVVCNTILRKIPNAKIGNLGKLGEKPMWSEVGERLAVDATKEIYPGLIVAGMAANAATCSPRMGPVFGGMLLSGEKAAKLALEKLKEL; encoded by the coding sequence ATGGAACTTGACGAAGTCATAATCACACGGGCAATTTTTGATGAGTACTCTAAAACCTTCCTTGACTACACGGAAGTTGATGTGGCGCTTATAGGAGGAGGGCCTGCAAACCTGGTGGCTGCAAAGTATCTTGCAGAGGCAGGGGCAAAGGTTGCCATTTACGAACAAAAGTTATCACTCGGGGGCGGCATGTGGGCCGGAGGCATGATGTTCCCACGTATCGTTGTACAGAAAGAGGCCTGCCGCATCCTTGATGATTTCGGGATCAGGTATAAAGAATACCAGCCAGGGTACTATGTGGCAAATTCCGTAGAGTCTGTCGGGAAGCTGATTGCTGGTGCGACTTCAGCCGGGGCTGAGGTTTTTAACCTTGTGAGCTTTGAGGATGTTATGATCCGGGAAAACGATAAGGTTACCGGAATCGTCATAAACTGGGGGCCTGTCACAGCACAGCGCTTGCATGTCGACCCTCTCATGATTCGTACAAAACTCGTAATTGACGGGACAGGGCATGATGCTGTCGTCTGCAATACAATTCTCAGGAAAATTCCCAATGCAAAAATCGGAAACCTCGGAAAGCTTGGAGAAAAACCAATGTGGTCAGAGGTCGGCGAGCGCCTGGCTGTTGACGCAACCAAGGAAATCTATCCGGGCCTGATAGTTGCTGGCATGGCTGCAAATGCCGCAACCTGCTCCCCAAGAATGGGCCCGGTTTTCGGAGGCATGCTTCTCTCGGGAGAAAAGGCTGCAAAGCTTGCCCTTGAAAAGCTTAAAGAACTCTAA